One Cryptococcus neoformans var. grubii H99 chromosome 3, complete sequence genomic region harbors:
- a CDS encoding aldose reductase, whose translation MTRTFKLSDGKSVPSLAWGSGSGGINKEQQLAIDSGIHALKSGIRHIDTAQAYNTEEATGESFRASGLKREDVWITTKISGKVPTDKEAIRENVLASIARLQTKPDLLLIHNPFVVQDGNISQFWTYLEDLVHDGTLEGVSLGVSNFRPQDLEAILRVARIKPVANQLEYHPYVLVHLEPVLKIAAQHGILIEAYGPLTPVLRHPDGGPLKPVLERIAQRISKDSGQKLDSTTVLLLWTLQKGVVAVTTSKNEQRIKGLADVEHLPDLTAEEMEEIEKVGRSHHYRYYTEHMTEDFPNPDLPSAPNSRKKSAH comes from the exons ATGACCCGCACCTTCAAACTCTCCGATGGCAAGTCTGTTCCTTCCCTCGCATGGGGAAGCGGCAGCGGTGGTATCAACAAAGAACAGCAGCTCGCGATTGACTCGGGTATCCACGCATTGAAATCTGGCATCCGCCACATCGATACCGCTCAGGCTTACAATACTGAGGAAGCCACAGGCGAGTCCTTCAGAGCGTCTGGTCTTAAGAGAGAGGATGTATGGATTACTACAAAGA TTTCCGGCAAGGTCCCTACCGATAAGGAAGCTATCCGGGAGAATGTCCTGGCATCCATTGCCCGACTCCAGACCAAACCTGACCTCTTGCTCATCCACAATCCATTTGTTGTGCAGGATGGTAACATCTCTCAGTTCTGGACATACCTTGAGGATCTCGTTCATGACGGTACTTTGGAAGGTGTGAGTTTGGGAGTAAGCAACTTCAGGCCTCAAGATCTGGAGGCTATCTTGAGGGTGGCTCGAATTAAGCCTGTTGCCAACC AGCTCGAATACCACCCTTACGTACTTGTACACCTCGAACCGGTCCTCAAGATTGCCGCTCAGCATGGTATCCTGATTGAAGCTTACGGTCCTTTGACTCCGGTACTCCGTCATCCCGACGGTGGGCCTCTTAAGCCTGTCCTTGAGCGTATTGCGCAACGCATTTCCAAGGACAGCGGCCAAAAGTTGGACTCTACTACCGTACTTCTCCTCTGGACTCTTCAGAAGGGGGTCGTAGCCGTCACGACTTCCAAGAATGAGCAGAGGATCAAAGGACTTGCGGATGTGGAACATTTGCCCGATTTGACCGccgaagagatggaagaaattGAAAAGGTCGGCCGAAGCCATCACTACAGGTACTATACT GAACACATGACTGAGGACTTTCCCAACCCCGACCTTCCTTCTGCCCCCAACTCTAGGAAAAAGTCAGCTCACTAG
- a CDS encoding 20S proteasome subunit beta 2: protein MTKLAETPSVGFDFSNFARNQFLGQRLQGIPKATSTGTTIVGVIYGGGSSGEEPGVCLGADTRATGGPIVADKNCEKIHYLAPHIRCCGAGTAADTEFVTNLISSNLELHALSQGRQARIVTAMTMLKQYLFRYQGHVGAHLVLGGVDATGPQLFTVHAHGSTDKLPYVTMGSGSLAAMAVFESSFKEHMTRQEAIDLVARAIRSGVFNDLGSGSNVDVAVITKNGTEMLRNYQTPNERGLKSRNYKFRRGTTAWTKESVRSLIVKEEVKSTTGAGKAQGAAEAIPVAAGAGPGGAEGMDIDG, encoded by the exons ATGACAAAGCTCGCAGAAACCCCTTCCGTAGGCTTTGACTTCTCAAACTTTGCCAGAAACCAGTTTTTGGGCCAGCGCCTCCAGGGCATACCGAAGG CGACTTCTACTGGTACAACCATCGTCGGTGTCATTTACGGCGGAGGTAGCTCGGGAGAGGAGCCAGGCGTCTGTCTTGGTGCTGACACACGAGCAACCGGTGGACCTATCGTCGCAGACAAAAACTGTGAAAAG ATCCATTATTTAGCTCCTCACATCAGATGCTGTGGCGCTGGTACTGCTGCCGATACAGA ATTCGTCACTAATCTCATATCCTCTAATCTTGAG CTTCATGCTCTCTCTCAAGGCCGACAAGCGCGCATCGTTACGGCTATGACAATGCTCAAACAATATCTCTTTCG GTATCAAGGTCATGTTGGTGCTCATCTTGTGCTTGGCGGTGTTGATGCCACTGGACCACAACTCTTTACTGTCCACGCCCACGGCTCCACGGACAAGCTTCCTTATGTCACAATGGGTAGTGGTAGTCTCGCCGCCATGGCTGTGTTTGAGAGCAGTTTCAAAGAACATATGACG AGACAAGAAGCTATCGATCTCGTTGCTAGAGCGATCCGATCAGGTGTTTTCAACGATTTGGGTTCTGGTTCCAATGTAGATGTCGCCGTAATCACCAAGAATGGGACTGAAATGCTCAGAAACTATCAGACCCCC AATGAACGAGGCCTCAAATCTCGCAACTACAAATTCCGCCGTGGAACGACTGCTTGGACAAAAGAGTCTGTGCGCAGTCTAATCGTCAAAGAGGAGGTTAAGTCTACAACAGGCGCTGGCAAGGCCCAGGGGGCGGCCGAGGCTATTCCAGTTGCTGCTGGTGCGGGTCCTGGAGGAGCAGAAGGGATGGATATTGATGGTTAG
- a CDS encoding cytoplasmic protein: MQAFRNFQAQIPALPSVDVSAVSKSFRQTVQATRERIGNVGPEGITELPAEYRQLEARVDALRDVHNKMLKITKVHERESYDYPSDVTEGISEVGHQAASAWNTFANKNLKNTNLPIPIPSPTAPTPHQPKTLSHALSRAAKSGATELGAEDRLGVSLGIYGAALEKIGDARISQDQVITERFVTPWQATLSTSIGLAMKARQNVKTSRLELDAARAALKSAAPAKQEQARLHVEEAEDKLVQNTETAIGLMKAVLENPEPLQNLSNLVKAQLIYYSTAAETLSGIQSQIEEAATVAEGDYRQSRGA, encoded by the exons ATGCAGGCATTCCGTAATTTTCAAGCGCAGATCCCAGCCCTCCCCTCCGTAGACGTTTCGGCCGTCTCCAAAAGCTTCCGACAGACCGTCCAGGCTACAAG GGAAAGAATCGGCAACGTCGGGCCTGAGGGAATCACTGA ACTCCCAGCCGAATACAGGCAGCTCGAAGCTCGAGTGGACGCACTGAGAGATGTCCACAATAAGATGCTCAAAATCACGAAGGTTCACGAGCGAGAATCT TACGACTACCCTTCCGACGTAACTGAAGGCATTTCTGAAGTTGGACATCAAGCGGCTTCTGCCTGGAATACATTTGCTAACAAGAACCTCAAG AATACTAATCTTCCtatccccatcccttcccctACGGCACCTACTCCCCACCAGCCCAAGACTCTTTCTCATGCCCTTTCTCGTGCTGCCAAGTCCGGTGCCACCGAGTTGGGCGCTGAAGACCGTCTCGGTGTGTCCCTTGGCATTTACGGTGCTGCCTTGGAAAAG ATCGGAGATGCCCGTATTTCCCAGGATCAGGTCATTACTGAGCGATTTGTTACCCCCTGGCAGGCCACCTTGTCTACCTCTATTGGACTTGCGATGAAGGCTAGGCAAAATGTCAAGACTTCCAGGTTGGAACTCGATGCTGCCCGCGCTGC ATTGAAGTCTGCTGCTCCGGCTAAGCAAGAGCAAGCTCG CTTGCATGTCGAAGAGGCCGAAGACAAGCTGGTTCAGAACACAGAGACTGCCATTGGTCTCATGAAGGCTGTCCTCGAGAAC CCTGAGCCTCTTCAGAACCTCTCTAATCTCGTCAAGGCTCAACTCATCTACTACTCAACAGCTGCAGAGACTCTCAGCGGCATTCAAAGCCaaattgaagaagctgctACTGTTGCCGAAGGAGACTACAGGCAATCCAGGGGAGCTTGA
- a CDS encoding leucine repeat containing protein codes for MAAASVPGWATDELLEEWPESSPSPPLAPSKLPSIPQPQVNFDSVRAKRGSLRMLGQAAARPLPPSRSNSNVSVSNDGGPGRIVSGHVDGGRGHVSGTGLDVGVISPPSSVSSSDGRETLPAGTFVVKDGVEDDRGAHLAKNRMGPKDKDIFGALPLERMFDPPSPSVAASVTDTPRPSSNHAVSPEVSSSTPAPKPSEPLRKASHQYAPLNPSRLSKSVTPSSNDSFTTTTSTAPSIVASSFVSSKEIEADDSLLQNSTVSRREDDDSALYNAVAIVQQDNAAQSTLNVMQEPPSQSEKMSSKSPIVQLQDCSNYPFTFESPRQSSYQSAGDHSSRMGSPFNPEAEAAVEGPSHSTLNFRSRSCQPEHTSKDRSLPNPPLRLFRSTYDTYTREHLSALVDSIAVEPSPSPPDTHSARLNDWSPSVNRSISPSQPASSTHFNSTLSSPSDARSSKRLRLSPASPPPQKRPLKDWGAQGREMMDRLRNVEESIDGVSLSRFSGSDDQGVVGGPVHSDYVNHSPSPSLKDDPSIYSAQHAEVDPPKHRSNPSTSSSGYLRAAEDIMARIKLRKVSESASDSPVLCNDQQALSPFDDNRVWEEQANQYAKCAKSKGRNRTAPSPRRMLRHLSASEEIKRVADEDSASDDEQIHDEANLSLRRWPEQRRPTDHTLQANSNGSGGQSISHLPHFTADDINRYMSSSTHATSTTASASFVKHRGPRVALSHGSSSAMRMIRPDDVEGVVPDKIGKMRYDRIQMRWVRELGPVDEADESRLTGSEESVDVFAGMESLPGQLEGPSVSSGRMPDPHCLDESLREHEQEIKENADDEQSGVEQRDTRSSVSITGHRDEDRIEGCPDLNPSELEADAASEPVHVIEEFKKRSTPSSVTSASHHSTIHHMPSSPLLMTPTPSVFAPKPIRSALRNAATPADKPKKRQGWSDEATPGLLACGTTPATSGKRSVSFSDGKKTGKIIDLEVEMRTTRWQTSTKEECADLFKREPTDGDRSFLPSARTRRIQGLLDDMGELTLDDETPCKPSSRQIEDTDRPFSRASLTSSPDSHSTISTRSSRVGRSFTYPSRHAGNATFLTECSFGIAHDKLVEIITDIEPFNPHWDQLKSINLRGKKANSVARLKEFLPNLDEINLDDNAIGYLSGIPTTVRTLHVAGNLLTSLTAVNHLKNLQYLDISRNKLDSVAQLGCLIHLRELKVDDNAICDLEGIMNMDCLIKLSCVNNKLDMLDLSAAKWSKLESLNLSNNNIAIIKDLHRLSSITSINLEGNRLCTLTPQIAMPSVRILRFSDNDIASFDISLFPKIRTLYADNNLLSHLGRSEHSPPSRLENLSLRNQRVAPLHLNFIDLENVRRLYISGNALTEDFFPCRPLYSLVYLEAAACKMSQWPQDFAINAPHLKMLNLNYNYFTDLNGVKGLNNMRKLTLVGGRLGGEEARKGDGRDVMAGLRGLQNLEELDLRMNPFTLSYYFPLLLPLSSPSSVIDPSTPTKNNQDRSRMSQMSAVAPAAWSTYDTRFRKNLPDEWYSKRLVYRGLIMQTCKKMRKLDGIVVEDGERKRANQLLEAALGIRK; via the exons ATGGCAGCAGCATCCGTCCCAGGATGGGCAACAGACGAACTACTGGAAGAATGGCCAGAATCGTCACCTTCGCCTCCCCTTGCACCATCAAAACTTCCGTCAATTCCTCAGCCACAGGTTAATTTCGATTCTGTCCGGGCAAAGCGTGGGTCTCTTCGCATGCTAGGTCAAGCCGCTGCCAGGCCACTGCCGCCTTCACGCAGCAACAGTAACGTTTCGGTATCCAACGATGGTGGACCGGGCAGAATTGTATCTGGGCATGTcgatggtggaagagggcATGTCTCAGGAACAGGCCTTGACGTCGGGGTAATATCACCTCCATCGTCAGTGTCCTCGTCAGACGGGCGAGAGACCCTTCCCGCTGGGACATTTGTAGTGAAAGACggagtggaagatgacCGAGGTGCCCATCTTGCTAAGAACAGAATGGGTCCCAAAGACAAGGATATTTTTGGTGCGCTACCTCTTGAAAGGATGTTTGATCCCCCATCACCCTCTGTCGCGGCGTCTGTCACCGACACACCTCGGCCTTCAAGCAACCACGCTGTATCCCCTGAAGTATCTAGCTCAACGCCAGCTCCGAAACCGTCGGAACCTCTTCGGAAAGCGTCACATCAGTATGCTCCTCTTAATCCGTCTCGATTAAGCAAATCTGTCACACCATCGTCTAATGACTCCTTCACGACCACCACGTCCACTGCCCCGTCAATTGTGGCCTCTTCATTTGTGAGCTCAAAGGAAATAGAAGCTGATGACTCCCTGCTCCAAAATTCGACCGTCTCAAGAAGGGAGGACGATGACTCGGCACTGTACAATGCTGTTGCCATCGTCCAGCAGGATAATGCGGCTCAATCAACGCTCAATGTAATGCAAGAGCCTCCATCACAGTCAGAAAAGATGTCATCAAAGTCCCCAATAGTCCAATTGCAGGACTGCTCAAACTATCCCTTCACTTTTGAATCCCCTCGTCAGTCGTCTTACCAAAGCGCGGGTGATCATTCCAGTCGGATGGGAAGCCCCTTCAATCCCGAAGCGGAAGCAGCCGTCGAAGGCCCTTCGCATTCTACTCTTAATTTCCGCTCTAGGTCTTGTCAGCCCGAGCATACAAGTAAAGACCGCTCCCTCCCAAATCCCCCACTACGACTGTTTAGGAGCACTTACGATACTTACACGCGTGAACATCTCTCCGCTCTCGTAGACAGTATTGCTGTCGAACCATCCCCTTCACCGCCTGATACTCACAGCGCACGACTGAATGATTGGTCACCTTCTGTAAATCGCTCTATCTCCCCATCTCAACCAGCCTCTTCAACCCACTTCAATTCAACATTGTCAAGCCCATCCGATGCTCGCTCATCCAAGAGACTCAGGCTTTCCCCTGcatcacctcctccacaaAAGAGGCCACTCAAGGACTGGGGCGCACAGGGAAGAGAAATGATGGACAGGTTGCGAAACGTGGAAGAAAGCATCGATGGAGTTAGCTTGAGTAGGTTCAGCGGAAGCGACGACCAGGGCGTCGTGG GTGGACCAGTACACTCAGATTATGTCAACCATTCGCCTTCGCCGTCCCTCAAGGACGATCCCAGTATTTACTCTGCACAGCATGCCGAAGTCGATCCTCCAAAACATCGTTCTAACccttcaacctcctcctccggTTATCTTCGAGCTGCGGAGGACATCATGGCTCGCATTAAGTTGCGCAAAGTATCGGAATCTGCTTCGGATAGCCCGGTATTGTGTAACGATCAACAAGCTCTCTCGCCATTCGATGACAACCGTGTATGGGAAGAGCAGGCGAACCAGTACGCTAAATGTGCTAAGTCCAAGGGCAGAAATAGGACGGCACCCAGCCCTAGGCGCATGTTAAGACATCTAAGTGCGTCTGAGGAGATCAAGCGGGTTGCAGATGAAGACAGCGCGAGCGACGACGAGCAAATTCACGATGAAGCGAACCTATCTCTCCGACGGTGGCCAGAACAAAGAAGGCCTACCGATCATACGTTACAAGCGAACAGCAATGGTTCGGGTGGGCAGAGCATATCTCATCTCCCACATTTCACAGCTGACGATATCAATCGCTATAtgtcttcctccacccacGCAACCTCTACTACTGCCTCGGCATCATTCGTTAAACATCGCGGCCCCCGAGTAGCCCTGAGTCAtggttcttcttcagccaTGCGTATGATCCGTCCGGATGACGTGGAGGGTGTAGTGCCTGATAAAATAGGCAAGATGAGATATGACAGGATTCAAATGAGATGGGTGAGAGAATTGGGCCCTGTGGACGAGGCCGATGAGAGCAGATTAACCGGGAGTGAAGAAAGTGTAGATGTTTTTGCGGGGATGGAAAGTCTTCCAGGTCAGCTTGAGGGCCCAAGCGTAAGCAGTGGTCGGATGCCGGATCCCCACTGCCTGGACGAGTCCCTGCGTGAACATGAACAAGAAATTAAAGAGAATGCCGATGACGAGCAAAGTGGGGTAGAACAGCGCGACACGAGAAGCTCTGTTTCTATCACAGGCCACAGGGACGAAGATAGAATTGAAGGCTGTCCCGACTTGAACCCTAGTGAACTAGAGGCGGACGCTGCATCTGAGCCTGTGCATGTTATCGAGGAATTCAAGAAACGATCAACCCCTTCGTCAGTGACAAGTGCATCTCATCACAGTACAATACATCAtatgccttcttcaccattGTTAATGACTCCCACACCTTCCGTCTTCGCCCCAAAACCCATTCGATCAGCTCTCCGCAACGCGGCAACACCTGCAGATAAGCCCAAAAAGCGTCAAGGGTGGTCTGACGAGGCGACTCCGGGGCTTCTTGCATGCGGCACCACGCCTGCAACTAGCGGCAAACGAAGTGTCAGCTTTTctgatggaaagaagactgGAAAAATCATTGATCTAGAGGTGGAGATGCGAACGACAAGATGGCAAACATCTACAAAGGAAGAATGCGCCGATTTATTCAAGAGGGAACCGACTGATGGCGATAGAAGCTTCTTACCCAGTGccaggacaagaagaattCAAGGGCTCTTAGATGACATGGGAGAACTGA CTTTGGATGACGAAACACCTTGTAAACCTTCATCGCGACAGATTGAGGATACTGATCGTCCATTTTCTCGAGCATCGTTAACCAGTTCACCTGACTCCCATTCAACTATATCCACTCGTTCTTCTCGTGTGGGCCGCTCTTTCACCTATCCTTCTCGCCATGCTGGAAATGCAACTTTCCTTACGGAGTGTTCCTTTGGGATCGCCCATGATAAGCTGGTGGAGATAATTACAGACATCGAGCCCTTCAACCCCCATTGGGACCAGTTGAAAAGTATCAATTTGAGGGGCAAAAAAGCGAATAGTGTAGCCAGGTTAAAGGAATTCTTGCCTAATTTGGACGAGATCAACTT GGACGACAATGCGATTGGATATCTAAGTGGCATACCCACGACAGTACGAACTTTACATGTTGCTGGTAATCTGTTGACCAGTTTGACCGCTGTAAATCATTTAAAAAATTTGCAGTATTTGGATATTTCTAGAAACAAACTTGACAGCGTTGCCC AACTCGGTTGCCTCATTCATCTCCGAGAACTCAAGGTGGACGATAATGCCATTTGCGACCTTGAAGGTATCATGAACATGGATTGTCTAATCAAATTAAGCTGCGTCAACAACAAACTAGATATGCTGGATCTATCGGCCGCCAAGTGGTCAAAGTTGGAGAGTTTGAACTTGAGTAATAATAACATCGCCATCATCAAAGACTTACACAGGCTGAGCTCCATCACTTCCATCAATCTCG AGGGGAACAGACTGTGTACCCTTACTCCTCAGATAGCAATGCCAAGCGTTAGGATTCTACGGTTCAGCGATAACGACATTGCGTCCTTTGATATATCTCTTTTCCCGAAGATACGAACACTTTACGCAGATAATAATCTTCTTTCACACCTGGGCCGGTCAGAGCACTCTCCTCCGAGTCGATTGGAGAACCTCTCACTTCGTAATCAACGCGTTGCCCCTCTTCACCTCAATTTTATTGATTTGGAAAATGTTCGGCGACTATACATCTCGGGGAACGCCTTAACCGAAGATTTTTTCCCATGTCGACCGCTCTATTCCCTCGTTTATCTAGAAGCAGCTGCTTGTAAGATGAGTCAATGGCCGCAGGATTTTGCAATTAATGCGCCTCACTTGAAGATGCTCAATCTCAATTACAATTATTTCACCGACCTTAATGGCGTGAAGGGGCTGAACAACATGAGGAAGTTGACACTGGTTGGTGGAAGGCttggtggagaggaggcCAGGAAGGGAGATGGTAGGGATGTCATGGCTGGGCTGAGAGGTTTGCAGAATCTAGAAGAGCTCGATCTAAG GATGAACCCTTTCACGTTGAGCTACTACTTCCCCTTGCTGCTTCCTTtgtcatctccttcttcagtgATTGATCCTTCAACTCCGACAAAAAACAATCAAGATCGCAGCAGAATGAGTCAGATGTCGGCAGTCGCACCGGCAGCCTGGTCTACATACGACACCAGATTCAGGAAGAACCTTCCCGACGAATGGTACTCAAAACGTCTTGTCTATCGTGGACTTATAATGCAAACTTGTAAAAAGATGCGGAAATTAGACGGTATcgtggtggaggatggagagagaaagagagcaaATCAGCTTTTGGAAGCTGCTCTTGGTATTCGGAAATAG
- a CDS encoding peroxin-13 yields the protein MASIPARPKPWESSSPVAGPSKPAVSQPSAFDTAIQTSTSNSVSNAPALPEKPTGLGSSTAYGGYSSSMQPYSQRYSGSYGMSPYNNMSGYGSYGGYGAMGGMSRFGGGYGGYGYGMGGYGVGGMGGPGEGYPTLASSLQASTAPAFAVVESLVTAFTSLAQLVESTYLATHSSFFAMVGVADQLGSLKTYLGQVLGVFSILRLGRKILSWLKGKKVKTGPWGEEWDRIGSSGLPPNGQGGRPSIKPLVIFLLSALGLPYLMSRLVKVLVAHQTNQQSILSPDGTIDPAKLEFVRAKWEFMATEEWELGLGRDEIVAVLEKRGEEQNSWWRGRTRDGRTGWFPANYVEVIRRDTRSATDKR from the exons ATGGCATCCATTCCCGCCCGCCCAAAGCCATGGGAGTCATCCTCTCCAGTCGCAGGTCCCAGCAAACCTGCAGTTTCTCAGCCCTCGGCCTTTGATACTGCTATTCAAACCTCGACGTCGAACAGTGTGTCCAACGCACCCGCATTGCCTGAGAAGCCCACTGGACTGGGTTCAAGTACAG CTTATGGGGGATACTCTTCCTCAATGCAGCCGTATTCACAACGATATAGTGGGAGCTATGGGATGTCGCCGTATAATAACATGAGCGGCTATGGAAGCTATGGAGGATACGGAGCTATGGGCGGGATGAGCAGGTTCGGTGGGGGCTACGGTGGTTATGGTTACGGGATGGGAGGATATGGGGTTGGTGGCATGGGAGGGCCGGGAGAG GGATACCCAACCCTCGCATCTTCACTCCAAGCTTCCACTGCCCCAGCTTTTGCAGTAGTAGAATCCCTTGTTACAGCATTCACTTCACTGGCTCAACTGGTAGAGTCCACATACTTGGCCACCCATTCGTCCTTTTTCGCCATGGTCGGGGTGGCAGATCAGCTCGGCTCTCTCAAAACGTATCTAGGTCAGGTGCTCGGAGTCTTTTCGATATTAAGGCTaggaaggaagatcttATCGTGGCTCAAAGGGAAAAAAGTCAAGACAGGGCCTTGGGGGGAAGAATGGGACCGGATTGGCTCCTCTGGTCTACCGCCAAATGGTCAAGGTGGCCGTCCAAGTATTAAGCCATTGGTtatcttcttgctttctgCTTTAGGGCTCCCGTACTTGATGTCACGACTTGTGAAGGTGCTTGTCGCCCATCAGACAAATCAACAGTCTATTCTTTCACCTGATGGAACGATTGATCCTGCCAAGTTAGAATTTGTGAGGGCCAAATGGGAATTTATGGCGACAGAGGAGTGGGAACTAGGGTTAGGACGGGATGAAATAGTAGCTGTGTTAGAAAAGAGGGGTGAGGAACAGAATAGTtggtggagagggagaaCTAGGGACGGAAGGACAGGGTGGTTTCCTGCAAACTAT GTTGAGGTCATCAGGAGGGACACAAGATCAGCGACTGATAAGCGATAG